TAATGGTCCTGTTGTACAAGGTTCTGCTTTAGGTGCTTTAAATGGTGAGCAAGTATGGGTTGATAAAGTTATGGAGCTTATGGAAGCTGTAGATAGCTGGATCGAACTTCCTGCTCGTGATGTTGATAAGCCTTTCTTAATGCCTATCGAAGATGTATTCTCTATTACTGGTCGTGGTACTGTTGCAACTGGTCGTATTGAAACAGGTGTAGCTAATACTGGAGATCCTGTTGAGATTATTGGTATGGGTGCTGAAAAACTTACTTCTACTATTACTGGGGTTGAAATGTTCCGTAAAATATTAGATAGAGGTGAAGCTGGTGATAACGTAGGTATCCTTTTAAGAGGTATTGAAAAATCACAAATAACTAGAGGTATGGTTATTGTGAAGCCAGGTTCTGTTAAGCCACACGCTAAGTTTAAGGCAGAGGTTTATATCTTGAAAAAAGAAGAAGGTGGTCGTCACACTCCATTCCATAATAACTACCGTCCACAGTTCTACGTTCGTACTACTGATGTAACTGGTAACATTGCTCTTCCAGAAGGAGTAGAGATGGTAATGCCAGGAGATAACTTAACAATTACTGTAGAGTTAATTCAGCCAATCGCTATGAGTGTAGGTCTACGTTTCGCTATCCGTGAAGGTGGTAGAACTGTAGGTGCTGGTCAGGTAACTGAAATATTATAGTAATTACGGATTATAATTTATAAGATTAAGGCGTCCGTTTCTACGGATGCCTTGATTTTTATTAAGAGGATAGGAGTTGATTTTATTCTTTTAAATACGGGCTTAGCTCAGTTGGTAGAGCACTGGTCTCCAAAACCAGGTGTCGGGAGTTCGAGCCTCTCAGCCCGTGCAAAATCATTAGAAATTTAGAGCATTTTTTAATGAAATTTAAGCTATCGTAATATAATAGCGGTAGTTAGTTTAAAAGGTATAAAGCCTTATAAATCACAAATAATAATATGGCTGGATTAATTAATTACATTCAAGAGTCTTATAACGAATTGAAAAATCACGTAACCTGGACTCCACTTTCTGAGGCACAACGTTTAACTGTTGTGGTTGCTGTTTTTACAATAGTTTTTTCGTTAGCGATTTGGGGTGTTGATACTGTTTTTAGTAGAGCTATCAAGGCATATTTTAATCTGGTAGGAGCTTAAAACAATCACAATGGCTATAGCAAACAATACCAAAGATAAAGACTGGTACGTGGTAAGGGCCGTAAGTGGTCAAGAAAATAAAGTAAAGGGTTATATAGAACAGGAAATTTCTAGATTCAACCTTGAAGATTACATTGAGCAAGTACTCGTTCCTACAGAGAAAGTAATTCAAATTCGTAACGGAAAGAAAATTAATAAGGAGCGTGTTTATTTTCCTGGTTACATAATGATTCACGCAAATCTTGGTGGTGAGGTGACTCACATGATAAAATCTATAAATGGAGTTATCGGCTTTCTGGGTGAGACTAAAGGAGGAGATCCTGTGCCACTTAGAATTTCTGAGGTTAATAGAATGCTAGGTAAAGTAGATGAGTTATCTGTTAAATCTGACAGTGTAGCTATTCCTTTTGTAATAGGAGAAACGGTAAAAGTAATTGATGGTCCTTTTAATGGCTTCAATGGTACTGTTGAGAAAGTGAATGAAGAAAAACGTAAGCTTGAAGTTATGGTTAAGATTTTCGGAAGAAAAACACCATTAGAATTGAGTTACATGCAAGTTGAGAAAGTATAAGTGTTACACATATATTAGATATTGTTCTACTGCTTCCACTAAAGAACGTATCAAACTAAATTTTTAAAAATGGCAAAAGAAATAAGTAAGGTTGTTAAGTTGCAAGTTAAGGGAGGTGCTGCAAACCCTTCCCCACCTGTTGGACCAGCTTTAGGTGCTGCCGGAGTTAACATCATGGAGTTCTGTAAGCAGTTTAATGCTAGAACACAAGATAAGGCCGGTAAAATATTGCCTGTAGCTATCACTGTTTACGGTGATAAGTCTTTTGACTTTGTGGTAAAAACACCACCAGCTGCCATCCAATTAATGGAAGCAGCTAAGATCAAAGGAGGTTCTGGTGAGCCTAACCGTAAAAAAGTTGCTAGCGTAACATGGGATCAAATTAAAGCTATCTCAGAAGACAAGATGCCAGACTTAAACGCTTTTACAATTGAAAGCGCAATGAAGATGGTTGCAGGTACTGCAAGGTCTATGGGAATAACTGTAAAAGGACAAGCTCCTTTTTAACATCCAAAAAAGCAATTTAAAATGGCAAAAGTAACAAAAAAGCAAAAAGAGGCTCGCGCTAAAGTAGACAGTAGTTCTACTTATACATTAGCCGAAGCATCTGCTTTAATAAAAGAAGTAAGCAAAGTTAATTTTGATCCTTCTGTTGATTTGGCTGTACGTCTTAACGTAGATCCACGTAAAGCGAACCAAATGGTTCGTGGTGTGGTAACGCTTCCTCATGGAACTGGTAAAGATGTTAAGGTTCTTGCTCTGGTAACTCCAGATAAAGAAGCAGAAGCTAAAGAAGCTGGAGCTGACTTTGTAGGTCTTGATGAATATCTTGAGAAAATTAAAAACGGTTGGACAGATGTTGATGTTATCATCACTATGCCAAGTGTTATGGGTAAATTAGGTCCATTAGGACGTGTATTAGGTCCTCGTGGTTTAATGCCTAACCCAAAAACTGGTACTGTAACTATGGATGTAGCAAAAGCTGTATCTGATGTGAAAGCTGGTAAAATAGATTTTAAGGTTGATAAGACTGGTATTGTACATGCTGCTATAGGTAAGGCATCTTTTGATGCTGAAAAAATAGCTGATAATGCAAGAGAATTGATAACCACATTAGTAAAATTGAAACCTACTGCAGCAAAAGGTGTTTATATAAAAAGCATCTTTATGTCTAGTACTATGAGTCCTAGCGTTCAAGTAGATTCAAAACGTTTTGCTGAGCAGTAAAAGTTAAATTATGACAAGAGAAGAAAAATCACAAGTAATAGAAGATTTGACTGCGCAGTTAGCTGATAGTGCTCATATATATTTAGCAGATATTTCTGGCTTAAATGCAGAAAGTACTTCTAGATTAAGAAGAGCTTGCTTTAAAGCAAACGTTAAGCTAGCCGTGGTTAAAAATACATTGCTTGCAAAGGCAATGGAAAGTTCAGATAAAGATTTTGGTGAATTACCTTCTATCTTAAAAGGTAATACATCTATAATGCTTGCTGAAACAGGAAATGCACCAGCAAAGGTAATCAAAGAATTTCGTAAGAAATCTAAAAAACCTTTACTTAAAGGAGCATTTATAGAAGAAGCGATTTACATAGGTGATGATCAATTAGATGCTCTAGTTGATATTAAATCTAAGGAAGAGCTTGTAGGAGAGATTATAGGTCTTCTTCAATCACCTGCTAAGAATGTAATTGGCGCTCTTAAGTCAGGAGGTCAAACAATCGCAGGTCTTCTTAAGACTCTTTCTGAGAAGGAAGGTTAATAATTACGTACGCACAAATAATAATAATAGAATAATTTTTTTTTAAAACGATAGAAATGGCAGATTTAAAAGATTTCGCAGAACAACTAGTTAACTTAACTGTAAAAGAAGTAAATGAGTTAGCTACTATTTTAAAAGACGAGTATGGTATCGAGCCTGCAGCAGCTGCTGTATCTATGGCTGGTCCTGCTGGTGGTGGTGAGGATGCCGCTGAAGAGCAAACAGAATTTAATGTAATTCTTAAGGCAGCTGGTGGTTCTAAACTTGCAGTAGTAAAATTAGTTAAAGAATTAACTGGTGCTGGTCTTAAAGAAGCAAAAGAATTAGTTGACAATGCTCCTAGTCCAATAAAAGAAGGTATCGCTAAAGATGAAGCTGAAGCTATTAAAGCTCAGTTAGAAGAAGCTGGTGCTGAAGTTGAGCTTAAGTAAGCTTAGCATTTATAATTACAAGGGTTTAGGTCTTTTCGATTTGTCGAAATAGACCTAAACCATTTGTCGTATATAAGGTTTTCCTATTATTTACGACTATTATTGCCTTAGATTTCTTATGTTAAGAGATCAATAGATCTGATTTTACAGATCTTTAATTTATTTTAATTAAATTCCGTTCGTTGAAGATGCAAGCAAAACAAGCTGAAAGACTGAATTTCTCATCGGTAAAGAACAGACCTGAGTATCCTGACTTTTTGGATATCCAGATTAAATCCTTCCAAGATTTCTTTCAATTAGAGACCAAGTCTGAAGAAAGAGGAAATGAAGGACTTTACAACACATTTCTAGAGAATTTCCCAATTACGGATACCCGTAATAACTTTGTACTAGAATTTTTGGATTACTTTGTAGATCCGCCTAGATACTCTATTCAAGAATGTATCGAACGAGGCTTAACGTATAGCGTTCCTTTAAAAGCCCGTTTAAAATTATACTGTACTGATGATGAGCACGAAGATTTTGAAACTATAGTACAGGATGTATATCTGGGTACTATACCATACATGACGCCAAGTGGTACTTTTTGTATCAATGGAGCTGAGCGTGTGGTGGTTTCTCAATTACACCGTTCACCTGGTGTTTTCTTTGGCCAGTCTTTTCATGCTAATGGTACCAAGCTTTATTCAGCTCGAGTAATTCCTTTTAAGGGTTCTTGGATTGAATTTGCTACAGATATTAATAGTGTAATGTATGCTTACATTGATCGTAAGAAAAAATTACCTGTTACAACACTTTTCCGTGCAATTGGATTTGAACGTGATAAAGAT
The sequence above is a segment of the Leeuwenhoekiella sp. MAR_2009_132 genome. Coding sequences within it:
- the tuf gene encoding elongation factor Tu, producing the protein MAKATFDRSKPHLNIGTIGHVDHGKTTLTAAITTVLANAGLSEMRSFDSIDNAPEEKERGITINTSHVEYSTANRHYAHVDCPGHADYVKNMVTGAAQMDGAILVVAATDGPMPQTREHILLGRQVGIPRIVVFMNKVDMVDDEELLELVEMEVRDLLSFYDYDGDNGPVVQGSALGALNGEQVWVDKVMELMEAVDSWIELPARDVDKPFLMPIEDVFSITGRGTVATGRIETGVANTGDPVEIIGMGAEKLTSTITGVEMFRKILDRGEAGDNVGILLRGIEKSQITRGMVIVKPGSVKPHAKFKAEVYILKKEEGGRHTPFHNNYRPQFYVRTTDVTGNIALPEGVEMVMPGDNLTITVELIQPIAMSVGLRFAIREGGRTVGAGQVTEIL
- the secE gene encoding preprotein translocase subunit SecE encodes the protein MAGLINYIQESYNELKNHVTWTPLSEAQRLTVVVAVFTIVFSLAIWGVDTVFSRAIKAYFNLVGA
- the nusG gene encoding transcription termination/antitermination protein NusG is translated as MAIANNTKDKDWYVVRAVSGQENKVKGYIEQEISRFNLEDYIEQVLVPTEKVIQIRNGKKINKERVYFPGYIMIHANLGGEVTHMIKSINGVIGFLGETKGGDPVPLRISEVNRMLGKVDELSVKSDSVAIPFVIGETVKVIDGPFNGFNGTVEKVNEEKRKLEVMVKIFGRKTPLELSYMQVEKV
- the rplK gene encoding 50S ribosomal protein L11; this translates as MAKEISKVVKLQVKGGAANPSPPVGPALGAAGVNIMEFCKQFNARTQDKAGKILPVAITVYGDKSFDFVVKTPPAAIQLMEAAKIKGGSGEPNRKKVASVTWDQIKAISEDKMPDLNAFTIESAMKMVAGTARSMGITVKGQAPF
- the rplA gene encoding 50S ribosomal protein L1, which produces MAKVTKKQKEARAKVDSSSTYTLAEASALIKEVSKVNFDPSVDLAVRLNVDPRKANQMVRGVVTLPHGTGKDVKVLALVTPDKEAEAKEAGADFVGLDEYLEKIKNGWTDVDVIITMPSVMGKLGPLGRVLGPRGLMPNPKTGTVTMDVAKAVSDVKAGKIDFKVDKTGIVHAAIGKASFDAEKIADNARELITTLVKLKPTAAKGVYIKSIFMSSTMSPSVQVDSKRFAEQ
- the rplJ gene encoding 50S ribosomal protein L10, with translation MTREEKSQVIEDLTAQLADSAHIYLADISGLNAESTSRLRRACFKANVKLAVVKNTLLAKAMESSDKDFGELPSILKGNTSIMLAETGNAPAKVIKEFRKKSKKPLLKGAFIEEAIYIGDDQLDALVDIKSKEELVGEIIGLLQSPAKNVIGALKSGGQTIAGLLKTLSEKEG
- the rplL gene encoding 50S ribosomal protein L7/L12; this translates as MADLKDFAEQLVNLTVKEVNELATILKDEYGIEPAAAAVSMAGPAGGGEDAAEEQTEFNVILKAAGGSKLAVVKLVKELTGAGLKEAKELVDNAPSPIKEGIAKDEAEAIKAQLEEAGAEVELK